A window of Limosilactobacillus sp. WILCCON 0051 genomic DNA:
TGCCAACGGGGGCCGGCAAGACGCTGCTGTATCAGCTGCCAGCCTATCTGATGCCGGGCAGCGTCTTGATCGTTTCGCCGCTGATCTCTTTAATGCAGGATCAAGTCGACCGCCTGCGTCAGCATGGAGAGCGTCAAGTCGTGATGCTGAACGCTACTTTAACGGGCCGCTCGCGTCAGCAGGTCTTAAACCGGCTGGCGGCCTATCGCTTTATCTTCGCCTCGCCGGAAATTCTGGCTCAGCCCTCAATCAAGCATGCATTAAGAAAGTGCCGGATCAGTCTATTGGTAATTGATGAAGCACATTGCATCTCGCAGTGGGGGCCTGATTTTCGTCCTGAGTATCTGCTGTTAAAAGAAGTCAAAAACGATTTGAAGCGACCGCCAATCCTATTATTGACGGCCACTGCCACGCCGCGAGTTCAAAAGGATATTCTCCAAAAAATGGGGCTTGATGAAAAAAACGTCAAGCGGGTGATTCGCTCAGTCAATCGTCCCAATATCTTTTTGGCAGTCGATCAGGTTGAAAACGATCAGCAAAAGCGGCAGCGGCTGGCTAAATGGCTGCATGAGCTGGGTGGCGGCGGGATTATATATTTTTCCAGCCGCAAGCTGGCCAATGAGCTGTCAGACTGGCTGGGTGAAATGACTGGACTTGAGGTCGCGGCATATCACGCTGGCATCTCGGCAATTGATCGTTTTCGCATTCAACAGCAGTTCATGCAGGGCCAATTGCAGGTCGTTTGTGCTACCAGTGCTTTTGGCATGGGCATTGATAAAGACGATATTCGCTATGTGATTCACTATCATCTGCCTGGCAGTCTGGAAAGCTACGTGCAAGAGATCGGGCGGGCGGGTCGCAATCAAAAACCGGCCCTCGCGCTGTTGATGTATTCACCAGGCGATGAGCAGATTCAAAGA
This region includes:
- a CDS encoding ATP-dependent DNA helicase RecQ produces the protein MDEQRLYQTLKQQFGFDEFRPGQKETIQAVLNQNDVLAVLPTGAGKTLLYQLPAYLMPGSVLIVSPLISLMQDQVDRLRQHGERQVVMLNATLTGRSRQQVLNRLAAYRFIFASPEILAQPSIKHALRKCRISLLVIDEAHCISQWGPDFRPEYLLLKEVKNDLKRPPILLLTATATPRVQKDILQKMGLDEKNVKRVIRSVNRPNIFLAVDQVENDQQKRQRLAKWLHELGGGGIIYFSSRKLANELSDWLGEMTGLEVAAYHAGISAIDRFRIQQQFMQGQLQVVCATSAFGMGIDKDDIRYVIHYHLPGSLESYVQEIGRAGRNQKPALALLMYSPGDEQIQRQLSQIELPSQAVVEKVQQKKLPGNALGPQAELIEFYLSHGWNYARLTTMLKKRGRLVNQQLAAMLSYVSEKKCRRANIMRYFGELPVDCPNCCDCHQNDWRLSDLKLPAALDPVVNDQLNWQKQLQFLFAKESKTS